ATTACAGAATTAATTATGTAAAACCTATTTTTCTAGAATACATAGTAGGAGAAGAGATACTTGGTGTGTTGCCAAATACCCTTGGAATAAATATTAATGTTCCCATCCTAAATTTAGGAAGATATGCATCCTAATTATAAAGATAATGAAGTATCAAGAGCTCTATCTTAATCAAAAGATGCACAGTGACACTTCTGACACTGCACTGTGAGAGCGACAAAGACCAACTGCTTCCAGTTGGAAGTACAGGTCTACCAATAACTTCCAATTACTGCCATGTAAATACATTAATAGTGTAGTACAGCTGTACCTTCTTTAAAGAATTAAAACCATTTCCTTTCATCTCTGGTTCTCAGTGTTCAGCTGTCTTAGAAGACTGCACAAAAGTATTGCATGAATCACAACCaactttgcaaatatttctggaGGTTTTTCTGTATGGGGATTTATTCACTGTATTTAGTGTAAATattagaaagtaattttaattgttgttttaattgtatttttaaaataataagtCAAGCAGAGTAAGAACTTACAGCAACTGCATGCTAACCACCTTGTGTGTACTCTCTCAAATTCTTAACCTCCAGGCTTAGTTTTTatcttgtttatttgtttaatgtgGCCATTCTATTATCCAGATGCTTTGGGAGCTGGAAAGATGCCTTCCACAGATTTATAGTACAATAATGCTGCATTATGCTAGATATGATAATATTTTGGCATAGTTATTATATGGTTTTGTTCTCACTTCAGAGTGCTTTTATGTTTGACAGTCACCTTACCTTTTGTACATGCTTTTGCTATGAATTTTCATTCCTGGCGCCTTACTAATTGCTTCAGTCCCATCAGCTCTTGTGGCATACACACCAATAATTTTACTTTCACAGCTTGCTCCAGAGGTGTTGAGATAGTGCAGGACCCAAACTGTAGGCTTGGTACAAACTAAATGGTAAGAATCTCAGGCTGTTCCTGCAACTGTGAAAGATGGTAGCAAAGTCCTGCTGTGTTATCCAAACTCCTTATGTTAAACATTTTGAgtattttaaacagttttatGTATGCAACAAGGAATTACTATTCTTCATTCATCGTCTCTTTTAACTGGACCTACTTTGGCAGAATTTCTAAGTCACAAACAAGTGTGAAATTTGATCCATGAATAGTTTTATTCAAACTTTTTTATCAAGCCATGGTggtaaaaaatgcagtttttactGTCTGAAACAAAGATGAGACCCAAATCTCTTTTATGTAATGAACAGTGGGAATGAGATGCCTCTGGAGATTATAGAGGTTCACAGACAGGACCCAAAACAAATGCCAAACACTCTGCCAGCTTCAATTTTATCTATTCTTGTATTCTTACTGAAGAAGTACATTCCAAAGCCACAGTTTGGACAGGGACATGGCACTGTACAGATGTGTGTGTTTGCAAGCACAAATAGACTTGTGGAATTCAGATAAACTACCTGTACATATAAAGTTGTGCTTGCAGAATTGTTTTACAGTCTGGAATTAGAAGGCAACTGATGCTCAGCAGAGTGGGAAAGGAGATATActataaaatgcataaatatatataaaagcatttatttgcCAGAGAGCTTCATGATCAGAATGTGATATTTAGAGCTTCAATATATTTACCCAATTCATCCACTTTCAGAGGAAAGCGTCCACTAAACATGGAAGCCAGCATGGAATCcttaaagcagcacagagactCATGCCTGGCTGTGTATAAACAGCCTCACACATTCAGTCATAGAATATCATGGACATCTCTACCTTGCCCTCTTCCATTGCATTTGCCAATGGTAATGTTCATTATGAGCTATTCGAAACTAAAACAGATACAAATAGAAGTCAAACGAATGCCAGCTACAGATTTAACATATCACATACAAGATCTAAGCAAGAGCTCAGCTCCTGAACATCTGTAACAGGATACCACTTTAAAAACAGTTCTGGAGACCTAGCAATGCAAATAGCCAAATATTCTGCACCTTTAGTGTAACTATCAATGGCGTTTTACTTTGCTAGGAAACACAAAGCTTACTCTTTCGACACAAATGGGCAAGCAGAGTTACATGGTGAGGATGTGTGACCAGAGCTCTGAAAGGACATCACAAGAAATCCTAAGCATAGTTCACGACACTAAAAATGCAGCTCTTTTTGAACCGATGACACCGTGGCTTCTTTAAAAACCGATTTTTAATTAGGGCCGCTTTAACTTCCCGGGCCACTGGCTCGCCCCTCCCATCCCCGGGGCGCGGCTCCGGCCGGGAGCGGAAAGCGCCGCGCGCCCTCGGCCCGGAGAGCGGGGGCAGCGCTCAGGGCCCGGCCGGGCCGGCGCCCCGCGTTACTTGCGCGCCGCTGCTCCGCAAAATGGAAGCGGGCCGTGCCGGGCCGAGCCGAGCGGGGAcagcagagaggcagcccgTGTGCCCCGGCCGCGCCATGCCCTCCCCAGAGTCCCTGCCGCGGGCCAGCCGGGTGCAGGGGACCCCGGGGCTCGGCTGCCGCTGCTCCCCGGCGCTGCCGTAGGGGCTCCCTCAGGCGCCCTCCCAAGTGGCTGACCCGCCTGCAGTCGGCTGCTCTGTAAGGCACAAACcgtgctgctttttttttttttttttttttttttttttttaaattataaggGTTTATTCAGAGTGTGTTTGATTCTGTCGCTGTTTCTATAGTCTCCATAGTAAGAATGttagaatggtttggcttggacggggaccttgaagatcatctacTTCCAACCACCCCCCGCCTTGAACAcggatggggcatccacagcttccctgggcagcctgttccagtgcctcacagcccttacagaaaagaattttttattttcctaatagCTAATATAAACCTGTTCTCTTTCAATTTGAactcatttcctcttgtcctggcACTACATGCTTGTATAAATACTAATGCTCATCTTTCCTTTAAGTCCCTTTAAGgtgctggaaggctgcagttaggtcaccccaaagccttcttttctccagactgaacaaacACAATTCCTCACCTTTCCTCAAAAGAGAGGTGCTCCATTTCTCCAGTCTCCAGGTGACCTCCTCTGGAGTCACTCCACCAGGTCCCcgtccctcctgtgctggcccccagagctggatgcagtgttccaggtgggatctcagagcagaggggcagaatcccctgccttgccctgctgcccatggagctttggatgcagcccaggtcctgtttggctttctgggctgggagtgcccattgctgggtcatgtccagcatCCCCTCCACCAGCTCCCCCCAAGTCCTTCAGCAGGGAAGCTCTGGATCTGAGAGCAGCTTGAGCTGACTCCTGacatggtggtgctgggttgatggCAGGTGATCTTGAAGGACTCTTcaaccttgatgattctgtgattcagtaaTGCAGGCAAGATGCCTCACCCTCATACagtcattttaaaaagacattcaGAAAGTGTCCTATTAAATTCCTTGTCTGACATATGACATGTGTGGTCATCAAAATGCCTGCAATGAACAATAGAAAGGTAAAGAAAATAGGTTCTTGTTACACTTTTGTCTCAGCCTCATTACACAAAGTTTATATACATGAAGAATATTTCTAAAATGCAGctgcattttctaaaaaaaaaaaattgcaacattATGTCTAGTTCCCATTTAATTCTCCTTTATTTGCTTACaaagtttggttttttgccCAATCATACAGTAAGAAATAATCCTTTTGGATACAACTTGCACATAAAAGTGCAAAAACCAGAACCAAACTCTGGATTTGTGCAGACTTTCTGGAATGTATGAGCTGGTTATATGTTtagaatatataatatacaatatattatataaaatatataatattttatatataatatttactATATAATGAGATAACTAACCTGAAGTCCAGTAAAAATCCAGTTACTTAACTGTACATTGCACATATAAGAAATGTGCCTACATTGTATTTAAATAGTTTATTCAGTTCTATTTGCAATTCCTATTGATTTTCATCTTGTATTATCCTATTTTTTTACTCCTAATTTCCTTTTGGAGGTGTTTTGTCACCAATTTAATGTAATTAACACTTCAGCTACAGGCTCACTTGAAAAAGACCAAATGATATGTAACACACAGCAGCTACAGTTTCAGCTGTGTCGCTTGCTTTATTCTGGTctgttactgcatttttatttttgagatttcCTAAATATTCATGGAATACTGTGTTTTCAGTTAATATTTAGGACCATAAACTTTTAATTCAGACTTTCCTTCAGTCAAAAGAACAACATTAGAGGAAAGAgccaaataaataatataaatcaTCATCTGATCCTAGTACAGGGATAATAAATTCTCTTTGAAATTGTGTAACTCTGAGTGATCACTTACTACTTAAAACTCACTTTCTTTTTATCTTAATGCAGATTTGCATTCAAATGGCAGTTCAGGCCATGTAGCAAAGCCATAAAGTAAACACGTTTAATTTTTCTTGGCATCTAATCGTGCTCCAATTGCAGCAAAGAGAGGGAATGGCCAAGCACCAAGGCTCCCTGTGCCTCCTGGACAGTTCTTGACCAAGAGTGTACCCAGAAGCCAGGTTTCTGATGCTTAATATCTAATGAATTAACACAAGTTACATGTCACTGAATGCAATACAGGCTGATAATTCATGGATGTTTGATTTACtgtaaaacaagcaaaaataagTATACTAGATGGTTTTTGTGGAATAATGGTATCTAGTTTAACTGTATCTTTAGTAAGGATATGTTTTCCCTTACTCACTGGGAATAGCTCATGTATAGCAATTGCAACTTAAATGTGGCCATTGTTGTCAAATGTTATTGTGTAAGTACAGCTTTTGGTCTTTCTCACTCTAAAACATTCACTTAATGAAGCTGCAGTTTTCCATGCTTCTTTTCACCTTTAAGCTGGCTTGGTTTTGCCTCAAAAGTCTGAACAATGTTCCTGTATTTCTGCACTGTGAGACCAGAATGATATACACAGTTTCAgtcaacacacacacaaacacacacacatatatataaacaaaCAATGCAATAGGTTTTGGACCTCAGATTTAACCATGTGAATTACCATTACAATTCAGGCTTAGTACAGCATTTACTTGGCATAGAAGTGTGCAGCATAACCAGCAAAGTGCCTTTTGAGCTGCATGTTTTGGGAAAtgaacacagggatgtttttgttttggtgtttacTAGTTTCCAAAGGAAGCCAGGCTTACATACTCATCCTCTGTATATTTGTGTTTCACCTCACTAATTTCAGTCAAATTTGATGAAGAGGAAGAGGCATTaagaaatggatttttcatTAAGCTTGTGCAAAAAGTGGTGTAATTAGAGGAAGATAGGTTCTTAATACTATAATTTCAGCAAAAGCTGTATCATGAGCTCAGATCTTGTTGAACGTAAGAAAATCCAGAAAGAGAGAAGCTGTTCTACATAATCAACCACCAGAAGTGCTTTAGTCATAGCTCACACTGTATTAGGCACTATAGGATTAATTCTTCTCAGACATGAATATATATGAATCTAGTAAGGTACAAGTTCAGTTCCCACATGGTTAGAGCTTTCACAAGAGTGTGTGTCTTTCCCTCACTATCTTTCATTTCTATTCAGTTTAAAGACCAGTCATAGGATCCCAAGTGACTGAAACTCATAATTCTGCTCTTAATATACATTTAAGATATATAGGCTGTGAAACTTGGCAGTGCTTTAAGTTCTTCCCTGCTTTGAGGAGCTGGCAATTAACTGGAGATTTGTATATGTGAAGTGTTCCAGTGTGGGAGTCCTCAGTGAAGTGTAAAGGAAAGTATGACCATGGGGGGAAAAGGAATgcttcacattttattttaaatttattgccCACAGTAGTGACATAAACATTAAATGGAAGCAAATTGGTGATTGCCTCTTCAAGACTTGGAGCAGTTGTGGAATTGTAGGAAATGAAAACTCTTTGTTGAATCTGGAGGAAAACACTGCTTtgtggaaaagaggaggaggtaAGTTTTATTTGAttggttttctggttttaaagtTATGTAAGGTTATTTGCTCTTTTATTTGCCCAGAGTTTTATAGTGGCTACAGTCACTTCCAAGTTTCCTTGTAAGGGAAAACATACCAAAGGTATATGATGTGTGCTGGatcaaagctgtattttaaggGTTTGCATCTTCAGGGCCACACTGAGAAACTCTGTCATACATCATTCACTAAAACAGGTAGAAGCAAGGGACTCTCCAGATGCTATTTAGAGCATATTATGAAAATAGTAAGTTCATGAAGATCCATTTTCACATAATGCTACTTCTATTTCATGTGTGATTCCTTTTACTTACTTTATAGAATATTGTAATGTTGGTACACAGCAAGGTAAGGTTTTTGTGACGATTACTGCtgatgctttttatttcaaCCTTCTGAAtctctgtaaatatttaaaaaacattaattcGGCTTACTCTAAAATTACCAATTCCTAGATCAAATGTAGCAATTAATGTCCACCTGAACTAGTGGTAGAACTGGGCATATGTAGCCAGTAAAAGAGAATGTATGTGAAGAGCCTGTTAAAGGGCTTTTGGACTTAAAAGAGATTTTGGGAAAAAGCATTTACTTAGACTAAAGTACTTCCATGCAATTCACAGTCCTAATATTACCTGAACCACATTAAAACTGGGCTTGCTCAAATTCTGTTGTCAGAGACTTCCTGCCCTTCCAAGTCTGTAGGTATGCAGGCAGCATATAATCTACTAGGCTATAAATTTATCACGGTTGTCTTCCCAACTGCCCTGATTCCTATCTATACATTGTTATTCCATGTATTACTAATAGCTCAAAATCAGCCAGAAAGAAATTTAAGTTGCCATTGAGAAGGAACTACATGTTTTTCTCCCTTAAACCTATAGGAAGTCTTTGAACTGAAAGCCAGACACCTCAAACTCTTCGTAAAAATCTCTGACAGCTAAGTAGAGTATCTGGAGTTTTCTACTCCCTTCCTCACAGTGCACTGAGATTGATGCTAAGCGTTCATATCcttaatggttttgttttttttttttttaatttaatcgTATGTTATTAATGGTTGGTATTGAAAATGGTTTTCAAAGATACGTACCTGGGAAGTTACAAACACCCAACTCCTTTTTAAACCACACAGAGATGTCACTAAAGAGCCGGAACCGCGGATTAGCGGTTGATGACCTCCGCATACCCCACTTCTGAAACGTCCTGGACCGAATGTAAGAGCCCAGCTGAGCTATTTTAACTCGGCACATCCTGCACCAGTGTCACCTGCGCACCCTCGCCCGCTCCGCGCTCCGGGAGTCCCGCACGCGCCGCTCGGCCCCGCGCCGGGCTCGCGCCGCGCGCGCCCGGCCCAACGGCCCCGCCTGGCCGCGAGCCCTGGCGCGCGCGCGGCCGTTGGCCCTGAGGGCtccgggggcgggcggggccgggccggggcctCGCCGGGGAGCGaccccgcccgcccgcgccgccgccggcccgtctctgcttctcttgctttcGGCTTGATTTTGCACCGTTTGTGAGGCGGTTCATTTCAATGCGTCAGTTTTAAATCTGTCCTGACAAAGCACGAGCTGGTCTGGTGAAGTGGTAGAACCTGgggtttttcccattttatgtGTAAACTTGTATAGTTAATGTGAGGGAACAGACAAGCTAAAAGAATCGATGATCGTTTCAGGTTTCATGGTTTACTAGTTAAGTATTGTGTCTCTCTGTGTTAATGTCTCATTGTGTTGGTTAATTCATTAATCTTTTAATTAATTGAACAAAGGTAAAAACTGAAGCAATTCTTTCAACTTCAGACACAAATCCTTGTAAGACATAATAAACTCAATTTTGAAAAGTgtaaaaaagataatttatttatttggatgTTCCCCTTGACAGTGTACAGATTCATTTTGAGGATGGATAAAGGCGCAACTGCTAAATCATCATCTGCTATGTTCACCTCAAATGCTGCTAAAGGATGGATGATGAGGAGAGATGGAGCATTACAAGCTGCAAAATGGAATGCTTCTTTAGCTTCTAAAATCAAAACTAAATTAATAAGTAAGTCCTGTTAAAACTGAAGCTGTGTACTGTACTTAGAATGTATATATGGCTTCAAAAGGAATACTAATTGTATTTAACACGATTAGCTGAAATTCTGCCTGTTACAACCATTCTGTAACAGGTAAGTATAGGTAGGTTTTCAAAAAGACagtgaaaatatatatttttaatataaagctttttttctttatgttgtCAAAACTCAAATTTATTATGAGAATGTTTGGTGttttaatttgtaaaatttataattttttaatatttgtaaatgtttttaTGCCCGTGAAactataaatttttaaatattttcttcttaaaacaaccttatttttaaaaatccagcctAGAGCAGAAACCATGAATGAAATAAACTTGAAGCAGACAGAGTAGTCATCAGAATGGCAGCTACATAAACTGTTTTATATTGGAAAGCATTAGGCTTTGCTGTTGTTGCACTAGAACCTACAGATAAAAACATTATCATATAGTGATAGTTCACACAGAAAGGGCCTGGAATTGAAGCTgttgaaaataatattattttgtcTCCTTTAGATAACTCATCTATGTTTAAAGTATCTTTGcaacaaaataacaaagcatTAGCTGTGGCATTgagtgttgaaaaagaaaattctcgCAAGCTAAAGAATGAgaagatttttcttcagaaggaaGTCGAAAAACTGCAGCTTCATAATATCTCACTTCGTCAAAAACTAACCTGTTTGGTATGCTGCAAATCATATTATTTATACTTACAACAGCTAAACTaagcttttatctttttttgaaACTTAATATTACTTCTTAAAGTGGTGGCTTAAAATACATGTCTCTGATTTGTAAAGTTACATCACCTGACAGCATAATCTTtacctttaatttttcttttttagcttttcttgAACTATTTTGTCTATCAGTGTGTATATCTATAGCTATTTTAGTCCCAGGTTCACCTTTATATTTCTAGGTATTGAGATGAGTTTGTGCTCAattaagtaataaaaaatgcagcataGACTCACCTTTTATATCTTGTCTCTTCTTaccacttaaaatattttttctattatatGCAGAATAAAACTCTTGTTGGAATAGATGCATTTTTGAATGAAAACCTCTTAACTGCAATAGAAATAAGCAGTCCTTCTGAGGTAAGATGTGTTTTCAACTTTACCATATTGAACACATCTTCCAGGCTAAGATTTTCAAAGCATCAAATTGAGTGCAATATTGAAATACTGTTTGTATTGTAAACTATTTACCCCAACTCCTTAAAACTTGGGATTAAACCAGTATATTAAAATAGATTGAATTTTACTGTACTGAAAAATTAGGATTTAATCTGGTTTCCAGAGTACCTAAAAGCTAAGTATCAGTTAGCCTAAAAGAAGAATAAtgtggttaaaaataaaagcttagcACTTCAGTATGTAGTGAGCAAGCTACCTGCCTTCCTTGCTTAGTGCTGCAATAAATATCTTACATCTGGAAACTTAACCAGAAAACACAGTCCATGTTAGTCCTTGTGTCatggaaaaaatacaattaattttaaaaaaggaaaatactgtgTTGTCTGTTCTCAACTTGCTTAGTGTTCCTCTGTGCTTCTATATGCATAATGTAGTTTGTATGAGTTATAGCTACATTTAGAAAGTCTGTACATTCCTTTGGGATAAAAGTAGGTTATATATTTTGATGAATtttgtaacaaaatattttgctctaaAATTATTGCATGTGTTTGAATATCATGTGTCTTCCACCAgtgcatgtatttttttcccattcatttttgtggtgtttttttccctgtggataTTTCCAAACCATAAAACGTAAGAGAATATTTAACTCTTtgcatttccctgctgttcTTCTTTTGAAAGGATCTCCAGAGTTCCTTTCCCCTGTCAGCTGGCCCAAGCAGCCCTACTGGTGACAAGTTTAGGAGTGCACATCGGTCAGCTCGGTAGGTGGTTGTATGAAATGCCAGAAGTGGTTGGTGTCTGTGGCTTTCTCTTACAGCTAATCTTTGTACATTGTCCTAGGTAGTTTTGAAGTAATGAGAAATCATTTCCTGTTTAATCCAGAAATTACCTGTTTGCAACTCAGAATTTAGAGAGAGAGTGGTAGACAAAACTTGTGTTTGAGTAACTCACTGCTTGTATCATGTGATCTTACCAGCCCAAAGCAGGATTCGCTATCATCAAAAATACATTTGCCCCAAGACAGAACCCAGTATTATACTTGACTTCTTGTTTTCAGCTATTATGTGTTATTAAGGGAACATTTTGAGCAATTGAATGTCATGatagaaaatgtaataaaaatcttcacagtaaaattttctcttttcagatcTGTACAATTGCCAGCAAAGCTTCCTTTCATTGCAACAGCTAATGCAAAACAGCAGGGTAGCCCTTCTCTGGGCGAAGCATCAAATTCTTACAAGTGTACCACTAATGTGACAGAGGAGATGCATTCAGATCAAGTCAAGTTTGCATCACTCTTGCCTTCTGGTACAAATAATCAAAAGTTCATTGAAACAGAACCAATGGTTAACAAGAATAGATTTTTGAAAGGTATGATGCATTTCTGTgtaagtgatttatttttcaggctCTCTGAGAATTAGTATTTAATAATTCTTTACTCAATTACTCATTACTTTCTTACTATACAGAAGGTATAGTAAGATTCCTAAACTGTAATAAActagtgaaaaataaatgctcatCCATAAATATAGATGTCCTGACAATCATTTATAGAATAATATTCATTGAAATTACATAGCTAAGATAACAAAAAAATAGCTGAAGTAGTTATaggaaaatagttttatttatgTCCAATTTCAAAAGTCCGACTTCAGTAAATTATGAAATTAGCTTCAGTTTACTAATTTTTTAAGGACCAACCATAGAATGTGTGtattcagtttaaaaaagaagtgTAATTTTCCATAC
The Vidua macroura isolate BioBank_ID:100142 chromosome 7, ASM2450914v1, whole genome shotgun sequence DNA segment above includes these coding regions:
- the SGO2 gene encoding shugoshin 2 — protein: MDKGATAKSSSAMFTSNAAKGWMMRRDGALQAAKWNASLASKIKTKLINNSSMFKVSLQQNNKALAVALSVEKENSRKLKNEKIFLQKEVEKLQLHNISLRQKLTCLNKTLVGIDAFLNENLLTAIEISSPSEDLQSSFPLSAGPSSPTGDKFRSAHRSARSVQLPAKLPFIATANAKQQGSPSLGEASNSYKCTTNVTEEMHSDQVKFASLLPSGTNNQKFIETEPMVNKNRFLKENQLCAELGCNSAFLTHGKNTQSLEQSEEPTEKYHGSLLPSYENVTERKKNAVLWRKAFQELTNTSIQFHTSVPKSPQTLEDSAAPLRRGRPTICYKEPNLHSKLRRGDRFTDTQFLNSPVYKVKNKGNFKSKSKFY